A region of the Haematobia irritans isolate KBUSLIRL chromosome 5, ASM5000362v1, whole genome shotgun sequence genome:
ttttagttttaattcataCGAATTTTCCTATGGAATTTACATTGTAAAAGTGGGTTTGAAGTTTACATTAACTTCTTTGCCTAAAACGCAATACCCACTACAAACGAAATAGTACATTTTGACATTTCAAGTCTTGCTTTTGTATAGGAAAGCTATTTtcaaatatggaaaaattaaaatttcaagcatattatGAATGTAATAAACTATGAAATTAACCTCTATccctatgtatatatttttaaatctataataaaaataaaataaaataaatccaaaATAGTGCTTTCGAGTGTATTGGACGACATGCACATATTAGCAAGTGTATAAGTGGATAGATTATGTGTGCGCTACATCGACAGTTACAGCAAAGCTACAGTTTAGCGTAGATGTTAGAGGGGAGAAAGTGTATCTTACCTATATCGGTTACATCTTCAACTTCGCCACCTTCTGGAGCTTCAGAGATAATTTTTTCAGCCTCTTCGGTATTGGTATGGAATGGTGAGTCGGTGACCGTAGTATTTAGTCtacaaaacaaagcaaaaacatAATTAAAGTCAAATATGtacatgtatttatttttatttggaataaataCCGTGAAATTGAACCTCCTTCCAATTGTTGACTAATTAATCCTTGCCAAAACTTGTGCGTCTCAGAAACAACATTGATAGCAAAAGCAGCATTTTTAGCATCTCCATTGAAAGCAAATTGATTTTCTGGCTTGCCATCAGGTATTTTGTAAATCTTGAACCATTCCACGGTAGCTCTCAATAATCCAGGGAAATATTTATCAACATCGCCAATATCATTCATTTTCTCTGCCAAAGGATCTTTCACATCAATGGCAATGACTTTCCAATCAGTTTCGCCCTCATCAATCAAAGCAATAGTGCCCAACACTTTGACTTGTACCACATCTCCACGTTTGGCCACTCTATAACCAATTTCCAAAACATCAATGGGATCATTGTCTCCCTTGCAACCAGTGCTGGGTTCAATGTGATCGGGATTCTCCCAGGTCTGTGGGAATGCACCATAATTCCAAATATAACCCTTGTGAGGGAAACAGTTGGCCACAAAACGTAGTTTACCCTTTTTAACATCTTGTTTGATGGGATTCAATGGATTCTTCAAACTAATCTACAGGATAAAAAGCAAAACACGCAATTAGATAATTTACCTGCAAATTCCAATGATAAATTTTACCTCCATCTTAGCATTTGTCCAACGTGGCACTTCAACCACCATATTGTAAACTGTCTTCTCTTCATTGGCATAGAGGGGAATGTCGTGCAATGGGGATATACCC
Encoded here:
- the Nurf-38 gene encoding inorganic pyrophosphatase Nurf-38 — protein: MSRLFTLSSGYYNVFGRPACFLERGKLFSSSVVSFNHKTCIFQRQKLATSNSKRTMATSYQIIEKGAPNSTNYSIYYKTACGKGISPLHDIPLYANEEKTVYNMVVEVPRWTNAKMEISLKNPLNPIKQDVKKGKLRFVANCFPHKGYIWNYGAFPQTWENPDHIEPSTGCKGDNDPIDVLEIGYRVAKRGDVVQVKVLGTIALIDEGETDWKVIAIDVKDPLAEKMNDIGDVDKYFPGLLRATVEWFKIYKIPDGKPENQFAFNGDAKNAAFAINVVSETHKFWQGLISQQLEGGSISRLNTTVTDSPFHTNTEEAEKIISEAPEGGEVEDVTDIVDKWHFIHLK